From Cecembia calidifontis, one genomic window encodes:
- a CDS encoding DUF721 domain-containing protein, with protein sequence MERYKDHTGRKKEVAPLQEAFEELLKTYRLKDKFDERQVIQAWPEMMGNTVARRTESLYVRDKKLFVKINSGPVKKELSMNRSKVLELISNRFGDEVILEVVFL encoded by the coding sequence ATGGAAAGGTACAAAGACCATACGGGAAGAAAAAAAGAGGTGGCTCCTCTTCAGGAAGCGTTTGAAGAGTTATTGAAAACCTATAGGCTCAAAGATAAGTTCGATGAAAGACAAGTAATTCAGGCCTGGCCTGAAATGATGGGCAATACAGTTGCCAGGCGGACAGAATCGCTTTATGTCAGGGATAAAAAACTTTTTGTGAAAATAAACTCTGGACCTGTCAAGAAAGAACTTTCCATGAACAGGTCCAAAGTATTGGAACTGATCAGCAACCGGTTTGGTGATGAGGTTATTCTGGAGGTGGTTTTTCTTTAG
- a CDS encoding peptidylprolyl isomerase, with amino-acid sequence MSKLKYLLIVFLGLQITSIQAQENAQSSNPTTGQVLDKIVAKVNNYILLESDVQKAYLEAIAQSQQGFEVPTRCDVFESLLINKLMVAKAELDSVMVSDAEVMLQADQRFNMIMMQLGGDESVIPEIYGKTADQLKAEIEEPIREQLIINKMQAKITEGLTVSPAEVRKFFNSIPRDSLPFFSAEVVVGQIVKKPDVNQEVKKELENRLKNFKQRILDGTDDFQTLARQYSEDPGSAMMGGELGFFRRGELAPEYEATSLGLKPGEISDPVETMFGFHLIQLLERRGNTYNTRHILLRPLPSEEDIKQAERYLDSLRTQIVENKIDFAKAAKEYSDDRATSDNGGFFVDPQNGSNRLTLRTLEDPVLYFTIDTMKVGSITAPMRFEDEREGTKVRILYYKQRFPAHRANMDDDYEKLKAAARRKKEEGILSRWFLTAKEDVFIDIDPSYDRCEPLKDK; translated from the coding sequence ATGAGTAAATTGAAGTATCTCCTGATTGTATTCCTTGGTTTGCAGATTACATCAATCCAGGCACAGGAAAATGCTCAATCCAGTAATCCGACTACCGGGCAGGTTTTAGACAAAATAGTTGCTAAAGTCAATAATTATATCCTTCTCGAATCTGATGTACAAAAAGCTTATCTGGAAGCTATCGCCCAGTCCCAACAAGGTTTTGAAGTACCTACGCGTTGTGATGTATTTGAATCACTTCTGATCAATAAACTGATGGTAGCCAAAGCAGAACTGGACTCTGTAATGGTTTCGGATGCTGAAGTGATGCTGCAAGCTGATCAGAGATTCAATATGATCATGATGCAGCTTGGAGGAGATGAAAGCGTCATCCCTGAAATTTATGGCAAGACTGCAGATCAGCTCAAAGCGGAAATAGAAGAGCCGATTAGAGAGCAGTTGATCATCAATAAAATGCAGGCAAAAATCACAGAAGGGCTGACAGTTTCTCCAGCTGAGGTGAGGAAATTTTTTAATTCTATTCCCAGAGATTCACTGCCTTTCTTTTCAGCAGAAGTAGTGGTAGGACAAATTGTAAAAAAACCGGATGTCAATCAAGAAGTAAAAAAAGAGCTTGAAAACCGGTTAAAAAATTTCAAGCAAAGGATTTTGGACGGAACAGATGATTTCCAGACGCTCGCCAGGCAATATTCAGAAGATCCTGGTTCAGCAATGATGGGTGGAGAACTTGGTTTTTTCAGAAGAGGAGAATTGGCTCCTGAATATGAAGCTACCTCATTGGGGCTGAAGCCGGGCGAAATCAGCGATCCCGTAGAGACCATGTTTGGTTTTCACTTGATCCAACTTCTTGAGAGGAGAGGCAATACCTACAATACACGTCATATCTTATTAAGACCTTTGCCTTCAGAAGAGGACATCAAACAAGCAGAAAGGTATTTGGACAGTTTAAGGACGCAAATCGTGGAGAACAAAATTGATTTTGCAAAGGCTGCTAAAGAATATTCTGATGATCGGGCTACCTCAGATAATGGAGGCTTTTTCGTAGATCCTCAAAATGGCTCCAACAGACTTACATTAAGAACTTTGGAAGATCCTGTTCTCTATTTTACCATTGATACAATGAAAGTTGGAAGCATTACAGCACCCATGCGATTTGAAGATGAAAGAGAAGGAACGAAAGTGAGGATCCTTTATTACAAGCAAAGGTTCCCTGCACACAGGGCCAACATGGATGATGATTACGAAAAGCTCAAAGCAGCTGCAAGGAGGAAAAAGGAAGAGGGCATATTGAGCCGTTGGTTCCTTACCGCAAAAGAAGATGTTTTCATTGATATTGATCCTTCTTACGATCGATGTGAACCGCTTAAAGACAAGTAA
- a CDS encoding DUF4197 domain-containing protein, translating into MIHLRFVYPIVLLLIFASCTSSDINKILQGVGGQAPLTQQEVSQGLKEALIQGISKGADQASKQDGFFGNELIKILLPEDARRVENTLRQIGLGSEVDRALLAINRGAERAAQEAKPIFINAIRQMTIQDAFSILKGEQDAATQFLRRTTESQLVALFQPKIHESLNEVGATRFYGDIANTYNSLPLTNRKIDPDLNAYVTERAIDGLFKLVAAEEQNIRKNPLERTTALMRRVFAAQD; encoded by the coding sequence ATGATCCATTTGCGTTTTGTTTACCCAATTGTATTGTTGCTCATTTTTGCATCTTGTACCTCTTCTGATATCAATAAAATACTCCAGGGAGTAGGGGGGCAGGCTCCTTTGACACAGCAGGAGGTTTCCCAAGGACTGAAGGAAGCCTTGATCCAAGGCATTAGCAAGGGAGCTGACCAAGCTTCAAAGCAGGATGGTTTTTTTGGTAATGAACTTATAAAAATTTTATTGCCGGAAGATGCAAGAAGGGTGGAGAATACCCTGCGCCAGATAGGTCTTGGATCTGAGGTAGATAGGGCACTGTTAGCTATCAACAGAGGGGCTGAAAGGGCAGCACAGGAAGCCAAACCCATTTTCATTAATGCGATCAGGCAGATGACCATACAGGATGCATTCTCTATATTAAAGGGAGAGCAGGATGCCGCCACGCAATTTCTCAGAAGGACAACAGAAAGCCAATTGGTTGCGCTTTTCCAGCCCAAAATTCATGAGTCACTCAATGAGGTCGGAGCCACACGTTTTTACGGGGATATTGCCAATACCTACAACAGCCTCCCGCTCACGAACAGAAAAATTGACCCGGATTTGAATGCCTATGTTACTGAAAGGGCCATAGACGGGTTGTTTAAGTTGGTGGCTGCAGAAGAACAAAATATCAGAAAAAACCCTTTGGAAAGAACTACTGCATTGATGAGAAGGGTGTTTGCTGCGCAGGACTAA
- a CDS encoding IS1380 family transposase, with amino-acid sequence MKITNSTEKITPFGGFNFVFNSFKNSGLPELIDNQLGVRALRGGFSYSDIFANHMAIFFNGGDCTEDINVHLRDALEQVPSFSVCSADTILRGIKELAVDTELFINPSSGVSHEFNINGKLNSLLLKSACKTGLLKSGVAYDLDYDNTVIPTEKYDSKKTYKHVYGYQPGVASIAHPEFSQAIPVYVEGRNGNSQAKYLQADTLTRMFGQLTNENIRIGRFRADSASYQEEVLRTLEAHTESFYIRANRCAKLDNILGSIAPEKWQKIRLGVQEMEVTDLSDYKPFGKDRSYRLVITRIRRKDGQADVFSGDAFTYRAILTNEHTSSNEAVVRFYNARGASERLFDVLNNDFGWSKLPCSFLAENTSFMLMTAMYANFYTYIIGEYSRKVDWLKPTDRLKKFIFRFITVSAKWIRTGRREVLKLFTSKDYKPILN; translated from the coding sequence ATGAAAATTACGAATTCGACAGAAAAAATCACACCTTTCGGAGGTTTTAATTTTGTTTTTAACTCTTTCAAAAATTCTGGTCTCCCAGAACTCATTGATAATCAATTGGGGGTTAGAGCCTTAAGGGGAGGGTTTTCATACAGTGACATTTTCGCCAATCATATGGCTATTTTCTTTAATGGTGGCGACTGTACTGAAGATATCAATGTTCACTTGAGAGACGCACTTGAACAGGTCCCTTCATTTTCAGTATGCAGTGCCGATACAATTCTGAGAGGTATCAAAGAGCTTGCTGTTGATACAGAACTCTTTATAAATCCGTCCAGTGGAGTAAGCCATGAATTTAATATCAATGGAAAACTCAACAGCTTGTTGTTAAAATCAGCTTGTAAGACCGGATTACTCAAGTCAGGTGTTGCTTACGACCTCGATTATGACAACACCGTCATTCCAACTGAAAAGTACGATTCAAAAAAGACATATAAACACGTCTATGGATATCAGCCAGGTGTAGCTTCCATAGCACATCCTGAATTTTCACAGGCCATTCCTGTGTACGTAGAGGGCAGAAATGGCAACAGTCAGGCCAAATATTTGCAGGCTGATACACTTACACGCATGTTTGGGCAGCTTACCAATGAAAATATCCGTATCGGAAGGTTCAGAGCCGATTCAGCATCCTATCAGGAAGAAGTTCTCCGCACACTGGAAGCACATACCGAAAGCTTTTATATACGGGCAAACAGATGTGCCAAACTGGATAATATCCTTGGAAGTATAGCCCCTGAGAAGTGGCAGAAAATACGTTTGGGTGTACAGGAAATGGAAGTTACTGACCTATCCGACTACAAACCTTTCGGTAAAGACAGGTCTTACAGGCTGGTCATTACCAGAATCAGGCGTAAAGACGGGCAGGCAGATGTGTTTAGTGGAGATGCATTTACTTACAGGGCTATTCTGACCAATGAACATACATCGTCCAATGAAGCTGTTGTAAGGTTTTATAACGCCCGGGGTGCAAGCGAACGCTTGTTTGATGTACTCAACAATGACTTTGGCTGGTCTAAGTTGCCCTGTTCGTTCCTTGCAGAGAATACCTCCTTTATGCTTATGACGGCTATGTATGCCAATTTTTACACCTATATCATTGGAGAGTATTCCAGAAAAGTTGATTGGCTTAAGCCTACCGACAGGCTCAAGAAGTTTATCTTCAGATTTATCACTGTTTCAGCCAAGTGGATAAGAACGGGAAGAAGAGAAGTGCTCAAACTGTTCACGAGTAAGGATTACAAGCCGATTTTGAACTAA
- a CDS encoding peptidyl-prolyl cis-trans isomerase, translating into MSWATKICWALLIVITASCDLFRFKSDKEDEADPIVASIDQQVLRKSDLTLVNTQGLSASDSSSIINRYIQSWIRKQLMIREASRSMAYDEAEINRKLLDYKYALMVYEYEKAYLDSHLDTNIPEQEIVQYYEANKQNFNLKEIIFRVNFVKIERNHPQNRNLERLLRLQEGEQKEALNKIVLDFASNYFMEDATWVKVDDIIANSPLADSPNLVGLLRNNKLIIVEDERYKYYFRILEYKLADQVPPIEFVKDEIYQILLNKRKVQLVEELQKEIYNRALENNEFKIYE; encoded by the coding sequence TTGTCGTGGGCAACTAAGATTTGCTGGGCTTTATTGATCGTCATCACAGCCTCCTGTGATCTTTTTCGGTTCAAATCCGATAAAGAAGATGAGGCAGATCCGATAGTCGCCTCTATAGACCAACAGGTGCTTAGAAAATCTGACCTGACCTTGGTAAACACCCAAGGGTTATCAGCATCAGATAGTAGCAGTATCATCAACAGATATATCCAATCCTGGATCAGAAAGCAGCTGATGATCAGAGAAGCATCCCGGTCCATGGCATATGATGAGGCTGAAATCAATAGAAAGCTATTGGATTACAAATATGCCTTAATGGTATATGAATATGAAAAAGCATACCTGGACTCCCATCTCGACACCAATATCCCCGAGCAGGAGATTGTCCAATATTATGAAGCCAATAAACAAAATTTTAACCTTAAAGAGATCATCTTCAGGGTAAACTTTGTTAAAATTGAAAGAAACCACCCTCAAAACAGAAATTTGGAAAGGTTATTGAGGTTACAGGAGGGTGAACAAAAAGAGGCATTGAATAAAATTGTATTGGACTTCGCCTCCAATTACTTTATGGAAGATGCAACTTGGGTAAAAGTGGATGATATTATCGCAAACAGTCCATTGGCAGATAGCCCCAATTTGGTAGGTCTCCTTAGAAACAATAAGTTGATTATTGTAGAGGACGAGCGGTATAAATATTATTTCAGGATATTGGAATATAAATTGGCTGATCAGGTTCCTCCTATAGAATTTGTGAAGGACGAAATTTACCAAATCCTGCTCAACAAAAGGAAAGTTCAACTCGTCGAAGAATTGCAAAAAGAAATATATAACCGCGCACTTGAAAACAATGAGTTTAAAATATATGAGTAA
- a CDS encoding STAS domain-containing protein, producing MLKIEYTRANDHFILSLSGEIDASNSVDLDAAIQEILQQGAKKILVDGTHLEYISSAGLGVFMSYLEEFQEKEIQIIIFGLLEKVHQVFIILGLDKLIAIKNTQEEALEAMA from the coding sequence ATGCTGAAAATTGAATATACGAGAGCCAATGACCATTTTATTTTGTCCCTTTCAGGCGAAATAGATGCGAGCAATTCAGTGGACTTAGATGCGGCCATACAGGAAATCCTGCAGCAGGGAGCAAAAAAAATTCTGGTAGACGGTACACACTTGGAATATATCTCATCGGCAGGATTGGGGGTATTCATGTCTTACCTTGAAGAATTTCAGGAAAAAGAAATTCAGATCATCATTTTTGGACTATTGGAAAAAGTGCATCAAGTATTCATCATTTTGGGTCTTGATAAATTGATTGCTATTAAAAATACCCAAGAAGAGGCCCTTGAGGCAATGGCATGA
- a CDS encoding peptidylprolyl isomerase, with translation MIKKYLWFSILAIGFSCSPKTIVVEEAQEQAPVPLMTIGNEEILSDEFLYLLSKNRQFQEKEEKISPQEFEENLELFINYKLKVKEAENLGLDTLEEFRREFEVFKDDLIQPFLIKNSLQQGELMKAYNRMKEVVKASHILLQFPNNASREDTIAVFRMAQKLKAEAEAGADFNELALEYSDDPSAKENKGSLGYFTALQMVHQFEDAAYSLGIGEISDPILTNFGYHIIKVEDRKPNPGEIKVSHILVRTQAGDPVSEERALRKIGEIYSELQKPESVWEDVCRIYSEDLGSKNSGGALPWISLGTVIPEFERVAFALNEEGEISPPVKTPYGYHIIRLEERRPIASFEEMEPMIKSRILRDSRSGLIQSQVTAIQKSRYSFVENEGMVAQIQGIINQSSANEIKDAINSRHLQDSVLFTVQGKPNTVADYLNFLEAEKGNVRIGSKNSFNGSLERFIEATLNQTEEKDLTANNQEYKLLLQEYRDGILLFSLMNEKVWQKALMDSIGQLKFYEEHKENYTWNERLRALIVIMGKEESSSSVRRFLADKKYRSDLSDRLENTFLLNNPLAFTMEEGLFEWEKHPILSKIDPNKEFQEIKWDGKTTFIILGEKVPSEIKKFNETRGKVIQDYQQYLERELVTALKNNYIIRINEDEKNKIYNLVVGN, from the coding sequence ATGATTAAAAAATACCTTTGGTTTTCCATCTTGGCAATTGGATTTTCCTGTAGCCCAAAGACTATAGTGGTTGAAGAGGCCCAGGAACAAGCTCCTGTTCCCCTTATGACCATTGGCAATGAGGAGATCCTTTCAGATGAATTTTTATACCTATTATCAAAAAACCGACAGTTTCAGGAAAAAGAAGAGAAAATCAGTCCTCAAGAATTTGAAGAAAACCTGGAGCTTTTCATCAATTACAAATTAAAAGTTAAAGAAGCTGAAAATCTTGGACTGGATACCTTGGAAGAATTCAGAAGGGAATTTGAGGTTTTTAAAGATGATCTGATACAGCCATTCTTAATTAAAAACTCCCTTCAACAAGGTGAATTAATGAAAGCCTACAACAGGATGAAAGAAGTGGTCAAGGCAAGCCATATCCTGTTACAGTTTCCAAACAATGCCAGCAGAGAAGATACCATCGCTGTATTTCGAATGGCACAGAAACTAAAAGCGGAAGCAGAGGCAGGTGCCGACTTCAATGAACTTGCATTGGAATATTCGGATGACCCTTCCGCAAAAGAAAACAAAGGCAGTTTAGGTTATTTTACTGCCCTTCAAATGGTACATCAGTTTGAGGACGCTGCCTATTCGTTAGGTATAGGTGAAATTTCTGATCCTATCTTGACCAATTTCGGCTATCACATCATTAAAGTAGAAGACAGAAAGCCCAATCCGGGTGAGATCAAGGTGTCCCATATCCTTGTGAGAACACAGGCAGGAGACCCAGTTTCAGAAGAAAGGGCACTTAGGAAAATAGGAGAAATCTATTCTGAACTACAAAAGCCTGAAAGTGTTTGGGAAGATGTCTGCAGGATATATTCTGAAGACCTCGGCAGTAAAAACTCAGGGGGCGCCCTTCCCTGGATCAGTCTAGGTACAGTGATTCCTGAATTTGAAAGGGTTGCTTTTGCTTTAAATGAAGAAGGTGAAATCTCTCCGCCCGTAAAAACACCCTATGGTTATCATATAATCAGACTGGAGGAAAGAAGGCCAATTGCTTCTTTTGAAGAAATGGAGCCCATGATCAAATCCAGGATCTTAAGGGACAGCAGATCAGGGCTGATTCAGTCACAGGTAACGGCTATACAGAAATCAAGATATTCATTTGTGGAAAATGAAGGAATGGTGGCCCAAATACAGGGTATAATCAACCAGTCATCTGCCAATGAAATAAAAGACGCCATCAATTCCCGTCATTTACAGGACAGTGTACTTTTCACGGTTCAGGGCAAACCAAACACAGTTGCGGATTACCTCAACTTCCTCGAAGCTGAAAAAGGGAATGTAAGGATAGGCTCCAAAAACAGCTTTAATGGCTCCCTTGAACGGTTTATTGAAGCTACACTGAACCAAACAGAGGAAAAAGACCTGACTGCCAATAACCAAGAATACAAACTTCTGCTTCAGGAATACAGGGATGGCATTTTACTCTTTTCCCTTATGAATGAAAAGGTTTGGCAAAAAGCGCTGATGGACAGCATCGGGCAACTTAAATTCTATGAGGAGCACAAAGAAAATTACACCTGGAATGAAAGATTGAGGGCCCTGATTGTCATAATGGGCAAAGAAGAAAGCAGCAGTTCAGTAAGGCGCTTTTTAGCGGATAAAAAATATAGAAGTGATCTATCTGACAGATTGGAAAATACATTCCTGTTAAATAATCCTTTGGCTTTCACCATGGAAGAAGGTTTATTTGAATGGGAAAAACACCCTATTCTCTCAAAAATAGATCCAAACAAAGAATTTCAGGAAATCAAATGGGATGGAAAAACCACCTTTATCATCCTGGGAGAGAAAGTTCCTTCTGAAATCAAAAAGTTCAATGAAACAAGAGGAAAAGTCATTCAGGATTACCAACAGTATCTTGAACGCGAACTTGTCACTGCTTTAAAAAACAACTATATCATCCGTATCAATGAGGATGAGAAAAATAAAATTTATAACCTTGTCGTGGGCAACTAA
- the hemW gene encoding radical SAM family heme chaperone HemW, with product MSGIYIHIPFCKQACHYCDFHFSTNQQLVGPLIEMIGAELEMRKDFLPKDSPVRTLYFGGGTPSLLETKHIDYILNTIYKHYRLDLEESTLEANPDDLDREKLKELKSLGIDRLSIGIQSFDARVLKFYNRAHNEKEALQAIDLAKSGGFEKLSIDLIYGFPYGDHSIWKKDLEQALTLDPGHISSYALTIEPKTAFGNWQKKGKFQEASEDFQAEQFEMLMEAMEKAGYIQYEISNFGKEGHFAIHNTNYWKAQPYLGIGPSAHSFDGKERGFNISNNVGYMKKLQEGVLPYEVDSLSDVELANEYILTSLRTIWGISLGYFQSNFGIDLLDQKNGLIKKLRDEDMISISSNHLYLTNKGKLLADSIAASLFIGE from the coding sequence TTGTCCGGCATCTACATTCATATTCCGTTTTGTAAACAAGCCTGCCACTATTGTGATTTCCATTTCAGCACCAATCAACAGCTTGTTGGTCCACTGATTGAAATGATTGGGGCAGAATTGGAAATGCGAAAAGACTTTTTGCCCAAGGACAGCCCTGTCAGGACCCTTTATTTTGGAGGAGGCACTCCTTCCCTATTGGAAACAAAGCACATCGACTACATCCTGAACACCATTTACAAGCATTATCGTTTAGATTTGGAAGAATCCACCTTGGAGGCAAATCCAGATGACTTGGATAGGGAAAAATTAAAAGAATTAAAAAGTCTTGGGATTGACCGATTGAGTATAGGCATACAGAGTTTTGATGCCAGGGTGTTAAAATTTTATAATAGGGCCCACAACGAAAAAGAAGCGCTCCAGGCCATTGATCTGGCAAAATCAGGCGGTTTTGAAAAACTCTCCATTGACCTGATTTATGGATTTCCATATGGAGACCATTCCATTTGGAAAAAGGATCTGGAACAGGCGCTTACATTAGACCCTGGACATATCAGCAGTTACGCCCTTACCATTGAACCCAAGACAGCTTTCGGAAATTGGCAGAAAAAAGGCAAATTTCAGGAAGCATCAGAAGATTTTCAGGCTGAGCAGTTCGAAATGCTGATGGAGGCCATGGAAAAAGCCGGATATATACAATATGAAATTTCCAATTTTGGAAAAGAGGGTCACTTTGCCATACATAATACCAATTACTGGAAAGCCCAACCTTATCTAGGAATCGGGCCCAGCGCCCATTCATTTGATGGGAAAGAAAGAGGCTTCAACATCTCCAATAATGTAGGCTATATGAAGAAACTCCAGGAAGGAGTCCTCCCCTATGAAGTAGATTCTCTTTCTGATGTGGAATTGGCCAATGAGTACATACTTACCTCTTTGAGGACCATTTGGGGAATTAGTCTTGGGTACTTTCAATCCAATTTTGGAATTGATCTTTTGGATCAAAAAAATGGGCTTATCAAAAAATTGCGTGATGAGGACATGATCAGCATCTCTTCCAATCACCTATATCTGACCAATAAAGGAAAGTTATTGGCGGATAGTATTGCCGCTTCACTCTTTATTGGCGAATAA
- a CDS encoding GAF domain-containing SpoIIE family protein phosphatase, giving the protein MFKLQTPNIGKISVLVAILSWLALLFVDITRIFGELNQIESGVAPEVSYILEISFFTMVYLFYNYSIAKSERNEFLNLIWRGATTGILALAISLLVRGFYMALGDSRLSEDPLLRNFFYHVNFALTTLFLISCTLLWKRLILYQKTKKVVQQWQAFEILLLISMFFIFFNKNTLDYSFLFGLVFLVIFSISLSINLKWIPYLTFKEKWKSILFFFIILVSSSYLFIQLLSYSDAKQIPVNLTDNLFLIGLFGFVFIYSLFSFLVTLFNLPTSSVFEQKLVEAINFQRLSQSIKPGQNETQVLDILVDSCMSASYADAGWLELIDESGEKHLIQERFTDKKSIIKITELIDKSKPFENFDWNSPENDLKIFHGKITHSVYKSAFMVPLVVNQKTIGRLFLLKEVRDGFNKEMINIISTFVGQACISVENYRLLNEAIKTERYKEELKIAQRVQRSLLPEKLHHNEAFEIAAFSAAADEVGGDYYETWDLGDNEFALIIGDVSGKGTSAAFNMSQMKGVFHSLVQIHPAPKEFLVLANNALSQCLEKNHFITTSYFIVHTSNKTVTYSRAGHCPTLYFNSQKQESSYLSIGGMGLGILRNQMFERYIEEKTFSFSSGDVLVLYTDGIVEAKNSEGMEFGYERLKNTLTKNALNNPEEIQQKIIQEVFKFVGKNRIADDDYSIMVIKFK; this is encoded by the coding sequence ATGTTCAAACTTCAAACCCCAAATATCGGAAAAATCAGTGTACTGGTAGCCATTCTTTCCTGGCTAGCATTACTCTTTGTTGATATTACCCGGATTTTTGGGGAACTCAACCAGATCGAATCTGGGGTTGCGCCTGAAGTTTCCTATATCTTGGAAATTTCCTTTTTCACCATGGTCTATCTTTTTTACAATTATTCCATAGCAAAAAGTGAAAGGAATGAATTCTTAAATCTGATCTGGAGGGGGGCTACTACGGGTATTTTGGCTTTGGCCATTTCTTTGTTGGTCAGAGGCTTTTATATGGCATTGGGTGACTCAAGACTTTCAGAAGATCCTTTGCTGAGGAATTTCTTTTATCATGTCAACTTTGCGCTGACTACTTTATTCTTAATATCCTGTACCCTTTTGTGGAAAAGACTGATCCTGTATCAAAAAACAAAAAAAGTGGTACAACAGTGGCAGGCTTTTGAAATACTGCTCCTTATCAGCATGTTTTTTATTTTCTTCAACAAGAATACCCTGGACTATAGCTTCCTTTTTGGGTTGGTCTTCCTGGTTATCTTTTCCATTTCCCTTTCTATCAACTTAAAATGGATTCCCTACCTCACTTTCAAAGAAAAGTGGAAGTCCATACTCTTCTTTTTTATCATCCTGGTTTCTTCCTCTTACCTTTTTATTCAGCTGCTTTCTTACAGTGATGCCAAGCAAATACCTGTTAACCTTACGGATAATTTATTTTTGATCGGCCTTTTTGGCTTTGTCTTTATTTATTCTCTTTTCAGCTTTTTGGTGACCTTGTTTAACCTGCCTACTTCTTCAGTATTTGAACAAAAACTGGTCGAAGCCATCAACTTTCAGCGCTTAAGCCAATCTATCAAACCGGGACAGAACGAAACTCAGGTATTGGATATTTTGGTGGATAGCTGTATGAGCGCTTCTTATGCAGATGCAGGTTGGCTTGAATTAATAGATGAATCCGGAGAAAAGCATCTTATCCAGGAAAGGTTTACCGACAAGAAATCTATAATTAAAATCACAGAACTGATTGATAAAAGTAAACCCTTTGAAAACTTTGATTGGAACAGCCCGGAAAATGACTTAAAAATTTTCCACGGAAAAATAACGCATTCGGTTTACAAATCAGCCTTCATGGTACCCCTGGTGGTCAATCAAAAAACCATTGGACGATTATTTCTCCTTAAAGAGGTACGGGATGGATTCAACAAGGAAATGATCAATATCATTTCCACTTTTGTGGGGCAGGCCTGTATTTCTGTGGAAAATTACAGACTTTTGAACGAGGCGATAAAAACAGAGCGGTACAAGGAGGAGCTAAAAATTGCACAGCGGGTTCAGAGAAGTCTGCTGCCGGAAAAACTCCATCATAATGAGGCATTTGAAATTGCTGCTTTTTCAGCAGCTGCAGATGAAGTTGGGGGTGACTATTACGAAACTTGGGATTTGGGAGACAATGAATTTGCTTTGATAATTGGGGATGTATCAGGAAAAGGAACTTCCGCCGCTTTCAACATGTCCCAGATGAAAGGGGTTTTCCATAGCTTGGTCCAGATTCACCCGGCACCAAAAGAATTTTTGGTTTTGGCCAATAATGCGCTGAGCCAGTGCCTGGAAAAGAACCATTTTATCACTACTTCGTATTTTATCGTTCACACCAGCAATAAAACGGTAACTTACAGCCGAGCAGGACATTGCCCTACATTATATTTCAACAGCCAAAAGCAGGAATCATCCTATCTCAGTATTGGAGGGATGGGGCTTGGTATTTTAAGAAACCAAATGTTTGAGAGATATATCGAGGAAAAAACCTTTAGCTTCAGCTCGGGAGATGTGCTGGTTTTGTATACAGATGGTATAGTAGAAGCCAAAAACAGTGAGGGCATGGAATTCGGATATGAAAGGTTAAAAAACACCTTGACAAAAAATGCTTTAAATAACCCTGAAGAAATCCAACAAAAAATCATACAGGAAGTATTCAAATTCGTAGGAAAGAATAGGATCGCTGATGATGACTATTCAATCATGGTCATCAAATTTAAGTGA
- a CDS encoding ATP-binding protein produces MIERLKLYCNTNQLAILRDFLTKTLQGTGLGEIEKHQVILAVEEVCANLMIHSHACNPNSFINVSALLNEEEVIFEIVDMGQGFNILEYQEPELTEVVKTKRKGGLGIMLVKKIMDRIEFESNGQKNTCRLIKQLKSK; encoded by the coding sequence ATGATTGAGCGGTTGAAACTATATTGCAATACAAACCAGTTGGCGATACTTCGGGATTTTTTAACTAAGACCCTGCAGGGAACCGGATTGGGGGAAATTGAAAAACACCAGGTGATATTGGCAGTAGAAGAAGTTTGTGCCAACCTGATGATCCATTCCCATGCCTGCAATCCCAATAGTTTTATCAATGTTTCAGCCTTATTGAATGAAGAGGAAGTGATTTTTGAAATAGTGGACATGGGTCAAGGGTTTAACATTTTGGAATACCAGGAACCGGAACTTACCGAAGTCGTCAAAACAAAAAGAAAAGGGGGATTGGGCATCATGCTGGTAAAAAAAATAATGGACAGGATTGAATTCGAATCCAACGGACAGAAAAACACCTGCAGATTGATCAAACAGCTTAAATCCAAATAA